In Fusarium falciforme chromosome 10, complete sequence, a single genomic region encodes these proteins:
- a CDS encoding TauD domain-containing protein produces MSTTTTQSETVLRTRLETSQHPKPLSLSGALDRFESEELTPVIGREYPSVNLVDDILNASNSDELVRDLAITISQRGVVFFRAQDNLTDDLQKVLAQRLGELVNKPKESTLHIHPLLNGTDEFGVADNEISTISSQGFKALAVGYKDRDDRKGGAASWHSDIQFEEFPADYTSLRLTQLPSTGGDTLWASGYEIYDRFSDPWQKFLEGLTATFKGEGFIKAADARPDKFKIYEEPRGNPANIGRGLTAVHPVVRTNPVTGWKSVFAIGNFPQRINELSLRESKELLELLYKRIEENHDLQVRFKWRNKNDIAIWDNRSVFHSATNDYDTLGDRVGHRAVGIGEKPYLDPQSQSRTVALSKN; encoded by the exons ATGTCGACAACTACAACCCAATCCGAGACGGTTCTGAGAACCAGGCTCGAGACGAGCCAACATCCCAAGCCGCTATCTCTCTCTGGAGCGCTTGATCGCTTCGAGTCTGAGGAGCTGACGCCCGTAATTGGCCGTGAATATCCCAGTGTCAATCTGGTCGACGACATTCTCAATGCCTCCAACTCTGACGAGCTTGTTCGTGACCTTGCCATCACCA TTTCCCAGAGGGGTGTCGTCTTCTTCCGTGCTCAGGACAACCTGACCGATGACCTACAAAAGGTGCTGGCTCAGCGCCTTGGTGAGCTCGTCAACAAGCCAAAGGAGTCGACCCTGCACATCCACCCACTTCTCAATGGCACTGATGAGTTTGGCGTCGCCGACAACGAAATCAgcaccatctcatctcagGGTTTCAAAGCCCTGGCTGTCGGCTACAAGGATCGAGATGATCGCAAGGGCggtgctgcttcttggcacAGCGATATTCAGTTCGAGGAGTTCCCAGCTGACTACACGAGCCTACGCTTGACCCAGCTCCCGTCAACGGGTGGTGACACCCTGTGGGCGTCAGGCTACGAGATCTATGACCGCTTCAGCGACCCCTGGCAGAAGTTCTTGGAGGGCCTGACAGCGACCTTCAAGGGCGAGGGAttcatcaaggctgctgatGCTCGCCCGGACAAGTTCAAGATCTACGAAGAGCCACGTGGCAACCCCGCCAACATCGGTCGTGGGCTTACGGCGGTTCATCCAGTTGTGCGAACCAACCCAGTTACTGGTTGGAAATCCGTCTTCGCGATTGGCAATTTCCCTCAGCGCATCAACGAGCTGAGTCTACGCGAGAGCAAGGagctgctggagctgctgTACAAGAGGATCGAGGAGAACCACGACCTACAGGTCAGGTTCAAGTGGAGAAACAAGAATGACATTG CAATCTGGGATAACCGCAGTGTGTTCCACAGCGCGACCAACGACTACGATACTCTGGGCGACCGTGTAGGCCACCGTGCTGTTGGAATCGGCGAGAAGCCATACTTGGACCCACAAAGCCAGTCAAGGACAGTTGCACTCAGCAAGAATTAG
- a CDS encoding Bac-rhamnosid6H domain-containing protein produces the protein MHQKIPQDSSVTCSPFELLADSLHPTLHRWTRRPQRFVSFTPCDDNYFGLRIQPGTDDISDLPSLAWGRDSDFVLDFGIHMVGYLSFRISCVGANMDAPCRLRLTFGESPLDVTMSMDGVETWLSKGWLPDEIINIDVCPDDVKIRRRHSFRFLRVQVIDTSSNFKISISDVACECVSAISQDHELDTFEFDDQLLQDIDRVSILTLRDCMQSVFEDGPRRDRRMWIGDLRLQALANYSTLKDFDLVKRCILQFAAVARTDGSLPACLFEKPTLAASADYLTEYDALFGSVVYDYVAASGDLETGRLLWATALGCLRRPLQHVNPQTFIFEPERTSDIKFLDWNREVDTSAGSHGVLLFCLKAVAKLAQLLQLDFPHQETIKGMTEAAQIFLSDGVVVSGPKAQISYASASWLVLAEAFSPETARSALLNTLAHPAAIKPMTPYLWHHVCDALITAGCYEKCLELIRSYWGGMVQAGADTFWECYDPSDARTSPYGDVRMNSFCHAWSCTPTLLLRNQLLNEASGKVSGKMTMRELDSDMVKRAIGTS, from the coding sequence ATGCATCAAAAGATTCCGCAAGATTCTTCTGTGACGTGCTCGCCGTTTGAGCTGCTTGCGGATTCTCTTCACCCGACCTTGCATCGCTGGACTCGACGTCCACAACGCTTTGTTTCTTTCACACCATGCGACGACAATTACTTTGGGTTGCGGATTCAACCCGGCACCGACGACATTTCTGATCTTCCCTCATTGGCATGGGGCAGGGACTCTGACTTTGTGCTCGACTTTGGCATACACATGGTCGGCTATTTGTCTTTTCGAATTTCCTGCGTTGGCGCCAACATGGACGCTCCATGTAGACTGCGTCTCACATTTGGCGAATCTCCTTTGGATGTCACCATGTCAATGGATGGCGTGGAAACATGGCTTAGCAAGGGCTGGCTGCCTGATGAGATCATCAATATCGACGTCTGTCCTGATGATGTCAAGATCCGACGGCGTCACTCTTTTCGCTTCTTACGTGTCCAAGTCATCGATACTTCATCCAACTTCAAAATCTCGATCTCTGATGTGGCCTGCGAATGTGTTAGTGCCATCAGTCAAGATCATGAACTCGATACTTTCGAGTTTGACGaccagcttcttcaagatATCGACCGTGTCAGCATTCTTACTCTCAGAGACTGTATGCAGTCTGTCTTTGAGGACGGCCCAAGAAGGGACCGGAGAATGTGGATTGGCGATCTTCGACTTCAAGCGCTAGCCAACTACAGTACACTCAAGGATTTTGATCTCGTCAAACGGTGCATCTTGCAATTTGCGGCTGTTGCGCGGACTGATGGGTCTTTGCCTGCTTGTCTGTTTGAGAAGCCAACCCTGGCTGCCTCTGCCGACTATCTTACCGAATACGATGCTCTGTTCGGCAGCGTTGTTTATGACTATGTTGCGGCATCTGGAGATCTAGAAACTGGCCGTCTATTGTGGGCGACAGCGCTCGGGTGTCTTCGACGTCCTTTGCAACACGTCAACCCCCAAACTTTTATCTTCGAACCCGAACGCACCTCGGACATCAAGTTCCTGGACTGGAACAGAGAGGTTGACACTAGCGCAGGATCTCATGGAGTGCTGCTCTTCTGTCTCAAGGCAGTCGCCAAACTTGCACAGCTCTTGCAGCTGGATTTCCCACACCAGGAAACGATCAAGGGGATGACTGAGGCTGCCCAAATCTTCCTGTCCGATGGCGTTGTGGTATCAGGTCCAAAAGCGCAGATCAGTTACGCATCAGCATCTTGGCTTGTTCTCGCTGAAGCATTCTCGCCCGAGACTGCTCGCAGCGCTCTGCTCAACACCCTGGCACATCCCGCTGCCATCAAGCCCATGACTCCGTACCTCTGGCACCATGTCTGCGATGCACTCATCACAGCAGGCTGCTACGAGAAGTGTCTCGAACTTATAAGATCGTACTGGGGTGGTATGGTCCAGGCTGGTGCTGATACGTTCTGGGAGTGTTATGACCCTTCAGATGCACGGACAAGCCCATACGGAGATGTGAGGATGAATAGTTTCTGTCATGCGTGGAGTTGCACGCCTACCCTCCTGCTTAGAAACCAGCTTTTAAATGAGGCCAGTGGCAAGGTTTCTGGAAAGATGACGATGCGAGAGTTGGACAGCGATATGGTCAAACGGGCCATTGGGACATCATAG
- a CDS encoding MFS domain-containing protein — protein MAKAETEHHEPPKGRDVGTVEHTDDQLLGRAIQQQEHNRTWGQSLRKDPWLLFWIGVMLWTLIVRGFEAGASGDVLSIPTFRKRFGVAMDGSYFIATNWQSAISGGPNAAAIVGAWGASFLSDRYGTKPIILLAAMINLASVGVEFGATSLAMFFGGKMMNFLAIGALLNLCTAYVAEVSPLAIRASAIGFCNLSQCIGPFLLAIMSYFTSKWDHDWAWKSLVAAQWGFTGVALVGQIFMPESPVYLVRMGKMEAAQKSLERLYSDPQDAKGHLHRIQLTLEEAELSNTGSYLDCFKGTNLRRTLIAVMVFLSEPMSGLGFVGSYGALMYQFLGISDSKAFEMKIGAQVLSISGAMIAFLMSDWWGRRPMYIMGCSALCVLMLCMAISGSFDTTAAITASVGFYTMFNFFYNVGVGSTVYALAGELPTSVLRAKTLAISISTSSACNTMWSFVAPYLFNSDYANLKAKIGYVFGAFMLIFAILAFLYVPETRRRTYEELDELFMKKVPTRQFRTYVTVAEQRAAEAYAAQEKTIGDQKV, from the coding sequence ATGGCGAAGGCTGAGACTGAACACCACGAACCCCCCAAGGGTCGCGATGTCGGAACGGTCGAACATACCGATGACCAGCTGCTGGGACGAGCTATCCAGCAGCAGGAACACAACCGGACATGGGGCCAGAGTCTACGTAAAGACCCCTGGCTCCTGTTCTGGATTGGCGTGATGCTTTGGACCTTGATTGTGCGAGGCTTCGAGGCTGGCGCATCTGGAGACGTCCTTAGTATTCCTACCTTTAGAAAGAGATTCGGCGTTGCCATGGACGGCAGTTACTTCATTGCAACAAACTGGCAGTCGGCTATTAGCGGCGGTCCTAACGCGGCTGCCATCGTAGGTGCCTGGGGTGCCTCTTTTCTGTCCGACAGGTATGGCACCAAGCCCATCATCCTACTGGCTGCCATGATCAACCTTGCTTCGGTGGGTGTCGAGTTCGGAGCCACATCCCTTGCCATGTTCTTCGGAGGCAAGATGATGAACTTCTTGGCCATTGGTGCCCTTCTCAATCTTTGCACCGCCTACGTCGCCGAGGTTTCCCCTCTAGCTATCCGAGCCAGCGCTATCGGCTTCTGCAACTTGTCTCAGTGCATTGGACCATTCCTTTTAGCCATCATGTCCTACTTTACCTCCAAGTGGGACCATGACTGGGCCTGGAAATCGCTTGTGGCTGCGCAATGGGGCTTTACCGGAGTGGCTCTTGTCGGCCAGATCTTCATGCCAGAGTCGCCCGTCTATCTGGTTCGCATGGGTAAGATGGAAGCCGCCCAGAAATCTCTCGAGCGTCTCTACTCGGATCCGCAAGATGCCAAGGGCCACCTACACCGCATTCAGCTCACTCTTGAAGAAGCGGAGCTGTCCAACACGGGATCATACCTCGACTGTTTCAAGGGGACAAACCTGCGCCGAACCTTGATTGCAGTCATGGTGTTTCTTTCCGAGCCCATGTCGGGCCTGGGATTTGTTGGCAGCTATGGCGCTCTGATGTACCAGTTCCTGGGCATCTCGGACAGCAAGGCCTTCGAGATGAAGATTGGGGCTCAAGTCCTCTCCATTAGCGGCGCCATGATCGCGTTTCTCATGTCCGATTGGTGGGGTCGTCGACCCATGTACATAATGGGCTGTTCTGCGCTCTGTGTGCTCATGCTCTGCATGGCGATATCGGGCTCGTTTGACACAACGGCTGCCATCACGGCCTCGGTGGGATTCTACACCATGTTCAACTTCTTCTACAACGTGGGTGTTGGGTCTACTGTGTACGCGCTGGCCGGCGAACTCCCCACGTCTGTTCTCAGGGCCAAGACACTAGCCATTTCCATCTCAACTTCTTCGGCATGCAACACCATGTGGTCCTTCGTGGCTCCATACCTGTTCAACTCGGATTACGCcaacctcaaggccaagatcggGTATGTGTTTGGCGCATTCATGCTCATTTTTGCTATTCTCGCCTTTTTGTATGTTCCCGAGACGCGGAGAAGGACCTACGAGGAGCTGGATGAACTCTTCATGAAGAAAGTGCCCACGCGCCAGTTCCGTACTTATGTTACTGTGGCTGAACAGCGAGCGGCGGAGGCGTATGCTGCTCAGGAGAAGACGATCGGCGATCAAAAAGTCTGA